Proteins encoded within one genomic window of Saccharopolyspora pogona:
- a CDS encoding DUF5319 domain-containing protein produces MRAVPHDPMPPDPFAGDPEDPSMALGDHDADDGPPLGDEERAELLADLTDLAVYQALLEPRGLRGIVVDCADCGECHYHDWELLRASLEQLLHDGQMRPHEPAFDPNPSAYVTWEYCRGYADGVTESETTH; encoded by the coding sequence GTGCGGGCCGTGCCGCACGACCCGATGCCACCAGACCCGTTCGCGGGTGACCCGGAAGATCCGAGCATGGCACTCGGCGATCACGACGCCGACGACGGACCGCCGCTCGGCGACGAGGAGCGGGCCGAACTGCTCGCCGACCTGACCGATCTCGCCGTCTACCAGGCACTGCTGGAGCCCCGCGGGCTCCGCGGCATCGTGGTGGACTGCGCGGACTGCGGCGAATGCCATTACCACGACTGGGAGTTGCTGCGCGCCAGCCTGGAGCAGCTGCTGCACGACGGCCAGATGCGCCCGCACGAACCGGCGTTCGACCCGAACCCCAGCGCCTACGTCACCTGGGAGTACTGCCGCGGCTACGCGGACGGCGTGACGGAAAGCGAAACCACCCACTGA